ACGGTCCGATAACCCGGTCTTGACCGGATGGACAGTTCCCCGTCACCTTGGGCGTCTATCCTCCAGCTGCGCCGGACGGTGCTGAGCGCCGTTGCGCGTCGTGGCCGGGTGTCGGCGTGCCATGCCCCCCATCACCACGAACAGGACCCGCCAGATGCGTTTCGATTCTCGGATACCCCGGGCGGGTGTCAGGTGATCGGCTGGTTCCACGCGGCCGTGCTCGGCCTGATCCAGGGCCTCACCGAGTTCCTGCCGATCTCCTCCAGCGCCCACCTGCGGGTCTTCCCCGCCCTGCTGGGCTGGGGGGATCCGGGTGCCGCGTTCACGGCGGTCACTCAGCTGGGCACCGAGTCCGCCGTGCTGATCTACTTCCGGCGGGACATCTCGGCGATCGTCTCCGCCTGGGCGGTGTCGTTGGTCAAGCCGGCGCGGCGGAGCGACCCGAATGCCCGGATGGGCTGGTTCGTGATCGTCGGCACGCTGCCGATCGGCATCCTCGGCGCCGCCTTCCAGGACACCATCGAGACCTCGCTGCGCGACCTGCGGGTGATCGGCACCACGCTGATCGTGTTCGGCCTGGTCCTGGCGGTCGCCGACCGTTCCCGGGCCGTCCGCAACGCGCGGCCGATCAGCTCCCTCACCCTTCCGCACGCCGTCACGTACGGCATGGCGCAGGCGCTGGCGCTGATCCCGGGCGTCTCACGCTCCGGCGGCACGATCAGCGCGGGCCTGCTGCTCGGGTACAGCCGCGAGGCTGCCGCCCGGTACTCGTTCCTGCTGGCCATCCCGGCGGTTCTGGCCTCGGGCCTGCTGGAGCTGTTCAAGATCGGCGAGGGGCCGGCCCCGGACTGGGGTCCGACCCTCTTCGCCACCCTGATCGCCTTCGTGGTGGGGTACGCGGCGATCGCCTGGTTCCTGAAGTACATCTCGCACAACAGCTTCATGCCGTTCGTGGTGTACCGGGTGCTGCTGGGTTTCGTGATCATCGGACTGGTGACCGCGGGCGCCCTCGCCCCGGACGCCGGGGTGGTCGCCAAGTAGGGCGGCCTCGGACACGAGGAACGGGCCCGGCGCGGTGCGCGCCGGGCCCGTTGTCCATGTCGCAGGCGCCGCGCTCAGCTCTCGGGGGTACGGCGGCGCCACCAGACGACCCCGCCGACCAGGACCACCAGCGCCACCACCAGGCCGATGGTGACCGCGCCGCCCACCGAGGAGCCGCCCGACTGCGCCACCGGGGCCGACGCCTCCGCCGCGGCCGAGGCGGGGGCGGAGGGCTGCACCGGGGCCGGGGCAGCGGCCGCCGCGGAGCTCGGGGCGGCCGCCGTCGTCGCGGCCGCCAGCGGTGTCGCGCCGGGGGCGGCCGCGGAGAGCTTCAGGACCGGGGCCGGGTGGGCGGGCTTGGCGGCACCCTGCGGCAGCTCGATCCAGCGGTCCACCTTGCCGTCCGCGTACGTCACCACGGACTTGAACGCCAGCTCCTTGGCGTCCGGCAGCTGGCGGACCTTGACCTTGTACGCGGCGTCCTTGCTCGCCCCCAGCGCGGGGCCGGACACCGCGAAGCCGTCCGCGGTGGGCTTGAGCGTCCAGCCCTTGGGGCCCTCGGCCAGGGTGACGTCGCCCGGGGCGATACCGGCCGGGAGGGTCACCTTCACCTCGGTGATGCCCGAGCCCGGATTCTCGCCCTCCGCGTCGAAGGCGACCACCGCGTCGACGGCCAGCGCCTGGGCGGGGGTGGACTTCACCTCGACGTGGGCGGCCGCGGGGACGGCCAGCGCGAGTACGGCCGCCAGGGCGGCCAGCGGGGTCGCGGCACGGGCGAGAGGACGCTTCATGGCGGCGGGTACTCCAGTGACTCGGCCGACGGGCTCCGTTCATGATGCCCCAGCCGACGCCCCGCGCGGGCCGGAACGCACCTGAGCGTGTCCCTTTCGGCACCGACGGTCACCGGCGCCCGGCCGACACGACCGGCCGACACGATCGGCCCGACACGACCGACCACAACCCGCGCCGCGCCGGGCGCCGCTGCGCCGTACCGCCCTACCGCTCGCGGGAGGTGAGCCGGCCCCGTACGGCGGCGTGCACCTCGGCCTCCTCGGCCGGGTCGGCGGCGAGGCGGCGGAGCCGCTCGAGGACGCGGACGTCGCCGGTGGTGGTGACGTGGCGGGCGGCCAGCTCGCGGGTGGCCTCCTCGCAGTCCCAGAGGCACTCGACGGCGGGGCCCTCGGAGAAGTACGGGTCGGTGACGGCCAGGGCCCGGGCGGCCCGGCCGCGGAGTTCGGAGGAGACGGCCTCGCCGTAGACGTGGCGGAGGGCGGGGACGGCTCCGGCGGCGGCCAGCCGCCCCGCACCGTCGACCAGGCTGCCCAGGCCCGCGCCGGTCACGCCGCGGACGGAGATCCACTGTCGGAGGGCGGCGACCACGAGCGGGCCGTCGCAGGGTTCGCCGGCGTCGGCGATGAGGAGGACGGCGGCCTCGCCGAGCGCGCTGTCGGCGCCGCCGGTCTCCGGGTCGGCCCAGCGGCGGGCGTGGGCGAGGATCTCGGGGCCGCGCATTCGGCCGAGCACCTCCACCGCGGCGGCGACCACGCGCTGGTCGACGTCGGCCGCGGCGGCCTCGATCAGGTCGGCGGCGGCCGGGTCGCGCTGGTCGACGAGGTGGCGGAGGGCGGCCGTCCGGGCGCCGGGCTCGCCGCTGTCGGCGGCCTCCAGCAGCAGCGGGCGGTCCTCGGGGCGGGCCACGGCGGTGAGGCAGCGGGCGGCCGCGGCGGCACGCCGGGCGACCGCGGTCGGGTCGCCGGCGGGCTCGGCCTGGTCGGCCCAGGCGAGCACGTCGGCGGTGGACCAGCCGGGGGTGACGCCGGGGCGGCTGAGCTGCCGCTGCCACAGGTCGAACGGGGACTGCTCGCCGGCCGCGGCCACCCTCGGGTGGTGGGCGGCCCACAGCCGCCAGGCGCGGGGCTCGTACGCGGCGCGGATGGCGGCCCGCAGCTCGGCGTCGCCCTCCGGGCCTGCCGGGAAGCGGTCCAGCACGGCGGGGGCGAGCGCGAGCAGCCCCTGGTCGTCGTCGCGCAGGGCCAGCTCGTCGAGGGCCCAGGCCCAGTTCGTCCCGGTGGCGGCGTAGCGGCGCAGCAGGTCGAGGGCGTCGCGGCGGCCGTACGCGGCGAGGTGGCCGAGCACCGAGAGGCTGAGGCCGGTACGGGCCTCGTCGTCGTCGCCGGTGTCCTCGGGTGAGCACAGGTGCAGCTCGACGCCGGTCAGCGGCGCCTCCAGCTCCATGTAGAGGCGCGCGTAGTAGAGGGAGCGGTTCTCGAGTTGCCAGTCGGCCCGGGGGTCGTCGGTGACGCAGGTCTCCAGGGCCGCGATCGCCTCGTCGCGGTCCGCTGCCAACGCATGCAGCTGACCGTCACCGCGGCCCCTCTGGAGGAGGCCGAGGAGGCTGGCGCTGGGCGCTATCACTGGCTCGAACATGAGGTCAGCATCCGTTGCGGCGGTCGTCGAGGCAACGGGATTTCCGTCGCCGGGGTCGGTCGTTCCTGCTCAGGCGCCCGGGCGCCGGAATCACCGAAGGCTACCGCCTGGGTGGCCCTCCCGCACACAGGGCGATGCGAGGAGCCGCCCCGGGCGGGCCCGTTCACGGAATCGTCATATGCCGTCGGCATACCGACCACATGGTCCGCACCGGACCCGCCGGGCGCCGCGGAGCCCCGGCGGGCCCGCCGGACGGGTCAGACCTCGCGGCGGCGCGGGGGCATCGCCGCGTCGATCTCCTCCCTCAGCTCGGCCACCGCGGGCAGGTTCTGGTAGCGGCCGGAGAGCCGGTACATCTCGCGCAGCCGGTCCCAGGTGCGCATCGAGGAGGTGTGGTTGATCGAGGCCAGCGCCAGCTTGGCCTGGACCTGGGCCTCGTCCGGCTCGCCGGAGATCCAGTAGACCGAGGCCAGGGTGATCCGGTCGAGCAGGGCGGAGCGCTCCCGGCCGGTCTCCTGGCGGAGCTCGATGGCGAGCCGGGCGTGCCGCTCGGCCAGCCGGGCGGCGCCGGGGTCGTGCTCGGCGAGGGTGCGGTAGACCAGGGCCTGCATGCCGTGCAGCTCGGCCTCGTTGAACAGCTGCATCCAGCTGGGCGGGGCCTCGGTGGAGTCCTGGACGAACAGCGTCTCGGCCTCGCCGAGCACCCGCCGGGTCTCCTCGGACCGGCCGAGCGAGGCCTGCGCCCAGGCCTCGACGGTGTACAGCATGGCGCGGGTGCGCGGCAGGGCGCGGTCGCCGGCGCTGGCCCGGGCGAGCCGCATCAGTTCCAGGGCGTCGTCGGCCCGGCCGAGGTGGAGCATCTGGCGGGCGGCCCGGGAGATCGCCTCACCGGCCCGCGGCCGGTCGTCGGCCTCCCGGGCGGCCTGGGCGGCGATCACGAAGTACCGCTGCGCGGTGGGCTCCAGGCCCACGTCGTGGGACATCCAGCCGGCCAGCACCGCGAGGTTGGCCGCCACCGTCCACAACCGGCGCTCCACGGACTGCGGATGACGGTGGGTCAACAGGCCGCCGACCTCGTTCAGTTGGCCGACCACGGCCTTGCGCTGGAGGCCGCCGCCGCGGGAGGCGTCCCAGGCGCGGAAGACGTCGACCGACCGCTCCAGGGCGGTCACCTCGTCGTCGCCCACCGGGCCGGGTTCGTAGACGTCGATGACGGGTTCGGGCCCGCCGCGGGTGATCACCTGTCGGGGGCCGGGCCGCTCGGCCGCGTAGGCCACGTCGCCGCCGGTGAGCCAGTCGTGGAGGTTGTCGGCGATGACGGTGCCGGCGGCGAGCGCCGCGCCCGCGCCGACCAGACCGCGTCGGTTCAGCATGAGGTCCATTCCCGTGAACTCGGTGAGGACCGTGGCCGTGCGATCCGGCGCCCAGGGCACTGCCGACGACGGGGTGGGGGCCGCCGCCTGGAACCTGGTGGGCCGGTGTCGTTCCAGACCGAGGTCCTCAGTGGTGACGACACGGCCGAGCCGCTCCGTGAACACGGCGGCGAGCACCCTCGGCACCGGATCGCGGGGGATCTCCCCCTGCTCGATCCAGCGCCGCACCCGCGAGGTGTCGGTGGACAGCTGCTGCTGACCCATCGCCGCACCGCGCCGGTTGACCAGCCTGGCGAGCTCGCCCTTGGACCATCCGGTCAGGGCGAACAGGTCGGCGAGTCTGGCGTTCGGCCCCTTGCTCACAAAAGCCCCCAGGTTCCTCGGCTGCGGTCGACAGTAATGGCTCTGTCACATGCCACGCGACCATTCGCCAGGCTTCGCCAGGGTCCGCCAGATTACGTGCCAGTGCCGATCGGGTGTCAGGTAGGAATGCGCCACCCCGACTTCGCCACGGGGAGCCGGACACCGGCCCGGGCCTCGGCCCGACGCCCCTGTCCGGGGCTCCGCGGCGGCACCGTCCGCGGGGGTGGCGCGCCGGGTGGCGCGGGGGCGTCGGGCACGGCGCGGCAGTCGGGAACGACCGCATTCCCCAGGGTGCGGAGGGTTCCGGCGGCCGATCCGTACCCGACGCGCGCGCTCCACCCGGCCGGTCCGGCCCGGCTCACCCCGGGCCGGCGACCCACCCGTCAACCGCCGTCGGCCAGGAAGGGACCCTCACCCGCCCATGTACTCCTCAGCCAGCACCGGCGCCCGTCCGTCGACCCCCCTCTCCCCCGACGGAAGCGTCCCGCGCCACCTCCCCGGCCCGTCCCGCCCCGGACTGCGGCCGCCCACCGCAACCGGAGGCCGTCCCGCCCCGCGCGGCACCGAGCTGCGCGACCCGCGCGCCCTGGCCGCCCGGACCACCCTGGTGACCAGGCCCGTCGAGCCGGGCGCCCGGGCGGGGATCGGCCGGCCGATGGGCGGCCGGGCCGCCGAGGCGTTCGTCGACCGGGTCGACCCGGCGGCCCTGCAGACCCCCGCGGTGCGGGCCGTGCTCGCCCACATCGCGCGGATATGTCCCGCCTTCCTCCCCCGGCAGGTGCTGCGGGAGGGCAGCCGCCACATCCTCATCGCGGGCACCATCGGCCGTGCCCCGGTGGTCGCCAAGTGCCTGGCGCCGCAGGCGCTGCGCAGCCCGCAGGCCGAGCAGCTGGTGGAGCGCTTCCACCACGAGATCGCGGTGTACCGGGCGTTCGTCCGGCACCGCCCGCCGGTGCGGCTGCCGCGGCTGGTCGCGGCCGACCACGACCGCTGCGTGCTGGTGCTGGAGCGGGTCCCGGGCCGTCCGGCGGC
The window above is part of the Kitasatospora sp. HUAS MG31 genome. Proteins encoded here:
- a CDS encoding aminoglycoside phosphotransferase family protein encodes the protein MYSSASTGARPSTPLSPDGSVPRHLPGPSRPGLRPPTATGGRPAPRGTELRDPRALAARTTLVTRPVEPGARAGIGRPMGGRAAEAFVDRVDPAALQTPAVRAVLAHIARICPAFLPRQVLREGSRHILIAGTIGRAPVVAKCLAPQALRSPQAEQLVERFHHEIAVYRAFVRHRPPVRLPRLVAADHDRCVLVLERVPGRPAAHDRHPVNAPTPGEVRALLGAFRTLNLWRPPTDVFGKPLDYQLEVARFHSVGLLTDRDAGDLRALLHGLAGTPWQLCHGDALLGNILLAPSGPVLLDWERAGWYLPGYDLAVLWSVLSGDTAARRQISQLAQSGGTMARDAFLVNLVLVLMRELRLHDVPGAGEEQRIMIRRLYDDAALARRAVRAAVGTR
- a CDS encoding HEAT repeat domain-containing protein, producing MFEPVIAPSASLLGLLQRGRGDGQLHALAADRDEAIAALETCVTDDPRADWQLENRSLYYARLYMELEAPLTGVELHLCSPEDTGDDDEARTGLSLSVLGHLAAYGRRDALDLLRRYAATGTNWAWALDELALRDDDQGLLALAPAVLDRFPAGPEGDAELRAAIRAAYEPRAWRLWAAHHPRVAAAGEQSPFDLWQRQLSRPGVTPGWSTADVLAWADQAEPAGDPTAVARRAAAAARCLTAVARPEDRPLLLEAADSGEPGARTAALRHLVDQRDPAAADLIEAAAADVDQRVVAAAVEVLGRMRGPEILAHARRWADPETGGADSALGEAAVLLIADAGEPCDGPLVVAALRQWISVRGVTGAGLGSLVDGAGRLAAAGAVPALRHVYGEAVSSELRGRAARALAVTDPYFSEGPAVECLWDCEEATRELAARHVTTTGDVRVLERLRRLAADPAEEAEVHAAVRGRLTSRER
- a CDS encoding DUF1775 domain-containing protein produces the protein MKRPLARAATPLAALAAVLALAVPAAAHVEVKSTPAQALAVDAVVAFDAEGENPGSGITEVKVTLPAGIAPGDVTLAEGPKGWTLKPTADGFAVSGPALGASKDAAYKVKVRQLPDAKELAFKSVVTYADGKVDRWIELPQGAAKPAHPAPVLKLSAAAPGATPLAAATTAAAPSSAAAAAPAPVQPSAPASAAAEASAPVAQSGGSSVGGAVTIGLVVALVVLVGGVVWWRRRTPES
- a CDS encoding undecaprenyl-diphosphate phosphatase; this encodes MGWFHAAVLGLIQGLTEFLPISSSAHLRVFPALLGWGDPGAAFTAVTQLGTESAVLIYFRRDISAIVSAWAVSLVKPARRSDPNARMGWFVIVGTLPIGILGAAFQDTIETSLRDLRVIGTTLIVFGLVLAVADRSRAVRNARPISSLTLPHAVTYGMAQALALIPGVSRSGGTISAGLLLGYSREAAARYSFLLAIPAVLASGLLELFKIGEGPAPDWGPTLFATLIAFVVGYAAIAWFLKYISHNSFMPFVVYRVLLGFVIIGLVTAGALAPDAGVVAK